One region of Bacillus pumilus genomic DNA includes:
- a CDS encoding aminotransferase, whose amino-acid sequence MKKSYLSETVQSIQPSGIRKFFDLAATMEGVISLGVGEPDFVTAWNVREASIMSLEQGLTSYTANAGLLSLRKELSNYLYKRFHIDYSPEEELIITVGGSQALDLAFRAILNSGDEVIIPEPCFVAYGALTTLAGGVPVYLSTSAEKDFKADSTDLRTKLTPKTKAILLCSPSNPTGSVYSKEELEDIAQFAKEHDLLIITDEIYAELTYDEAFTSVAAIQDMKERTILISGFSKGFAMTGWRLGYVAAPPVLRDAMLKIHQYSMMCAPSMAQYAAEEALKNGLEDVEKMKKSYRRRRNLFVGSLNELGLTCHQPNGAFYAFPSIKTTGMTSEQFAEELLLSEKVAVVPGNVFGPSGEGHIRCSYASSLDHLQESLSRIQRFLQERQVKEEAPAIIK is encoded by the coding sequence ATGAAAAAGTCTTATTTATCTGAAACGGTACAAAGCATTCAGCCGTCAGGTATTCGGAAATTCTTTGATTTGGCAGCCACAATGGAAGGGGTCATTTCCCTTGGTGTCGGCGAGCCAGATTTCGTGACAGCTTGGAATGTCAGAGAAGCAAGTATTATGTCATTAGAACAAGGGCTTACCTCTTATACGGCGAATGCAGGGTTATTATCTTTGCGAAAAGAATTGAGCAACTATTTATATAAGCGGTTTCACATTGACTACAGTCCTGAAGAAGAACTGATTATCACAGTTGGCGGAAGCCAGGCACTTGATTTGGCGTTTCGTGCGATTTTAAACAGCGGGGATGAAGTGATCATTCCAGAGCCTTGTTTCGTAGCATATGGGGCCCTTACGACACTTGCGGGCGGAGTACCTGTTTATTTAAGTACATCGGCTGAAAAAGATTTCAAAGCAGACTCTACGGATCTTCGCACGAAGCTGACGCCTAAGACAAAAGCGATCCTGCTTTGCTCACCGTCAAATCCAACTGGTTCTGTCTATTCAAAGGAAGAGCTTGAAGATATTGCTCAATTTGCAAAAGAGCATGACCTTCTCATTATCACAGATGAGATTTACGCAGAGCTGACGTACGATGAAGCTTTTACAAGCGTTGCGGCAATTCAAGATATGAAGGAAAGAACGATCCTCATTTCAGGCTTTTCAAAAGGGTTTGCTATGACTGGCTGGCGCTTAGGATATGTGGCAGCACCACCTGTACTGCGCGATGCCATGCTGAAAATACACCAATATTCTATGATGTGCGCGCCCTCTATGGCACAATATGCAGCAGAAGAAGCCTTGAAAAACGGGCTTGAAGATGTAGAGAAAATGAAGAAAAGCTACAGAAGGCGGCGAAATTTGTTTGTCGGCTCTTTGAATGAACTGGGGCTCACATGTCACCAGCCAAACGGTGCATTTTACGCTTTCCCGTCCATTAAAACGACGGGCATGACGTCAGAACAATTTGCTGAGGAGCTGCTCCTAAGTGAAAAAGTAGCCGTAGTCCCTGGTAATGTCTTCGGACCGAGTGGTGAAGGTCATATTCGTTGTTCATATGCTTCGTCTCTTGACCATCTTCAGGAATCACTTTCAAGAATCCAGCGCTTTTTGCAGGAACGACAAGTGAAAGAAGAAGCACCTGCCATCATCAAATAA
- a CDS encoding Lrp/AsnC family transcriptional regulator gives MKLTEKETEILEILDENSRADLNTIAKMAGVTTEEAEAIIQKLEDQKVIIDYSTMIDWRKVDGHEGVTAMIDVKVTPKRGVGFDEIAERIYRFQEVESVYLMSGVYDLSVVIRGRSMSDIARFVSEKLSTLDSVVSTTTHFILKRYKHDGKVFETGDDDKRIVVSP, from the coding sequence ATGAAACTAACAGAAAAAGAAACTGAAATATTAGAGATTTTAGATGAAAACAGCCGTGCCGATTTAAATACAATTGCAAAAATGGCAGGCGTGACAACAGAAGAAGCAGAAGCGATTATTCAAAAACTTGAAGATCAAAAAGTCATTATTGATTACTCAACCATGATTGACTGGCGTAAAGTAGATGGTCATGAAGGCGTCACAGCCATGATTGATGTCAAAGTGACACCAAAAAGAGGCGTCGGATTTGATGAAATTGCTGAACGTATTTATCGCTTTCAGGAAGTGGAGTCTGTCTATCTCATGTCAGGTGTTTACGATCTATCTGTTGTGATCCGCGGAAGATCTATGTCTGATATTGCCCGCTTCGTGTCTGAAAAATTATCGACACTTGATTCCGTTGTTTCAACAACTACCCACTTTATTTTGAAGAGATATAAACATGATGGGAAAGTGTTTGAAACAGGAGACGATGACAAAAGAATCGTGGTGTCACCTTAA
- a CDS encoding alpha/beta fold hydrolase yields the protein MDIVQPAYMKSKFGLDIYYEHYPNQGKKTLILIHGLFSSTFSYRKLIPLLKQDFNLIAIDLPPFGQSEKSNTFIYSYRNMAKIIIELAGYLQIQHAILVGHSMGGQIALYAASERPDLFEKAILLCSSGYLNKSKRSVVYSTYIPYFYLYLKRKLLKQGIMKNLTAVVHDHSIIDQEMVDGYLKPFSDDQIFRGIFRLIRHREGDLTSDVLKKMETPVLLIWGEEDRIVPIQIGERLHKDLPNSTLHALKKTGHLVPEENPVFVSDQIGHFSLS from the coding sequence ATGGACATTGTTCAGCCAGCTTATATGAAAAGTAAATTCGGTTTAGACATCTATTACGAGCACTATCCAAATCAGGGGAAGAAAACATTGATCTTAATTCATGGTCTTTTCTCTTCTACCTTCAGCTATCGAAAGCTCATCCCGCTTCTGAAACAAGACTTCAATTTAATCGCGATCGATCTGCCGCCATTTGGACAGTCCGAGAAGTCGAATACGTTTATTTACAGCTATCGCAACATGGCAAAGATCATTATCGAGCTAGCTGGTTACTTACAGATTCAGCATGCGATCCTTGTGGGTCATTCGATGGGCGGCCAAATTGCTTTATATGCCGCATCTGAACGGCCAGACCTATTTGAAAAGGCGATCCTTTTGTGCAGCTCAGGATATTTAAATAAATCAAAGAGATCAGTTGTTTACAGCACATATATTCCTTATTTTTATCTCTATCTTAAAAGAAAGCTCTTGAAGCAAGGCATCATGAAAAATTTAACGGCTGTTGTGCATGATCATTCCATCATTGATCAAGAGATGGTGGATGGATATTTAAAGCCTTTTTCTGATGATCAAATTTTCCGAGGGATTTTCCGCTTGATTCGGCACCGGGAAGGGGATTTGACCTCGGATGTCCTAAAGAAAATGGAGACACCCGTGCTGCTCATTTGGGGTGAGGAAGATCGAATCGTTCCCATCCAAATAGGAGAGAGGCTACACAAGGATCTGCCAAACTCGACCTTGCACGCATTAAAAAAAACCGGGCACCTCGTTCCTGAGGAAAATCCGGTCTTTGTGTCTGATCAAATCGGACATTTCAGCCTGTCTTAG
- a CDS encoding YugE family protein: protein MKDSQAVEEMIQLIKAWDPFQYGEDFYETEPADVISALYDAEDSLSLAKDIQAIYHHSFEQLLPFESCQHIANQLFVIRDSSSCTR from the coding sequence ATGAAAGATAGTCAAGCTGTAGAAGAGATGATTCAACTCATTAAGGCATGGGACCCTTTTCAATATGGGGAGGACTTTTATGAAACGGAGCCTGCTGACGTCATCAGTGCATTATACGACGCAGAAGACTCTTTATCTTTAGCAAAAGACATTCAAGCCATTTATCATCACTCATTTGAGCAGCTCCTGCCTTTTGAGAGCTGTCAACATATAGCGAATCAGCTTTTCGTCATACGAGACAGCAGCTCCTGCACACGCTAA
- a CDS encoding MalY/PatB family protein, with protein sequence MNFDEQIIRKGSKSVKWDQAESLFLTTDALPMWVADMDFKAPQVVLDALKKRLDHGVFGYAFQDQDTQQAVAEWLKRRHGWSIQTEDVTFTPGIVTALSFAVQAYTKPSDEVVIQSPVYTPFYQMIEQNGRTVSTNPLKIENNRYVMDFDDLEKKLSRPESKLMFLCHPHNPSGRAWSKEELKQVGDLCIKHGVTVVSDEIHSDLMLYGKQHVPFASLSDDIAHITVTCIAPSKTFNLAGLQASAIIISDEEKRTLFNNEMQRNGLAKLNAFAIPAMEAAYRHGDEWLDALVLYLESNMKMAMDYIDEHLPNMRYMKPDASYLLWLDIRDYQFSQAELKRNLLKKGKVILELGHVYGLEGDGFIRMNLGCPTSTVKEGLKRLHQAFTQSSD encoded by the coding sequence ATGAATTTCGACGAACAGATCATACGTAAAGGTTCAAAATCAGTGAAATGGGATCAAGCAGAGTCTTTATTCCTTACAACAGATGCGCTGCCAATGTGGGTAGCCGATATGGATTTTAAAGCGCCGCAGGTCGTCCTTGATGCATTAAAAAAGCGATTGGATCATGGCGTATTTGGCTATGCCTTTCAAGATCAGGATACGCAGCAGGCAGTAGCAGAATGGCTCAAAAGAAGACACGGGTGGTCGATTCAGACAGAAGACGTCACCTTCACACCTGGAATTGTCACGGCACTTAGTTTTGCAGTCCAAGCCTATACAAAACCAAGTGACGAAGTCGTCATACAGTCCCCTGTGTATACACCTTTTTATCAAATGATTGAACAAAATGGACGAACAGTCTCAACCAATCCTTTAAAAATAGAAAACAACCGCTATGTCATGGATTTTGATGATTTAGAGAAAAAATTAAGCAGACCTGAATCGAAGCTCATGTTCCTCTGTCATCCGCATAATCCGTCCGGAAGAGCGTGGTCAAAAGAGGAATTAAAGCAAGTTGGAGACCTCTGTATCAAGCACGGTGTCACAGTCGTTTCAGATGAGATTCATTCTGATTTGATGCTATACGGAAAGCAGCATGTACCATTTGCTAGTCTTTCTGACGACATAGCACATATCACAGTGACGTGCATTGCACCAAGTAAAACATTTAATTTAGCTGGCCTCCAAGCATCTGCCATTATCATTTCCGATGAAGAAAAAAGAACCCTTTTCAACAATGAAATGCAAAGAAACGGACTGGCTAAACTGAATGCATTTGCGATCCCTGCGATGGAAGCAGCCTACCGCCATGGCGACGAGTGGCTTGATGCACTTGTTCTTTATCTCGAAAGCAATATGAAAATGGCAATGGACTATATTGACGAACATCTTCCAAACATGCGTTATATGAAACCAGATGCTTCTTATTTATTGTGGCTAGACATTCGGGATTATCAATTCAGTCAAGCGGAATTGAAACGCAATTTGCTAAAAAAGGGCAAAGTGATCCTAGAGCTTGGTCACGTGTACGGACTCGAAGGAGACGGCTTTATTCGGATGAATCTCGGCTGTCCTACTTCAACAGTCAAAGAAGGATTGAAACGCCTTCATCAAGCGTTTACGCAATCATCTGATTAA